A stretch of the Zeugodacus cucurbitae isolate PBARC_wt_2022May chromosome 6, idZeuCucr1.2, whole genome shotgun sequence genome encodes the following:
- the LOC105213472 gene encoding uncharacterized protein LOC105213472 isoform X2: MSNANSISGSSDYWCDLTFDEEALQSALDAPLHSPNKSQLHTGEQYQGFDSNVGEMILYPSNLPERSYQLSIIKASLFNNTLVVLPTGLGKTFIAAVVMYNIYRWYPTSKIIFMAPTRPLVAQQIEACQRVMPFPDEDTIELTGRLHRNSRKEIWKTKRVFFATPQVVLSDIIGDDDSNFPFRHVKLIVVDEAHRAKGRYAYTEVVQAIKNRNDFFRVVALSATPGRTMEDIAEVVQNLFISHIEVRCDSSEDVLPYVHKRHMKTVVVQLGNNLKELYDEILTIIDPYLRKLICANVLGGSLKNISRNFLLFEQKRFRENSQNQQHPERQLISSSFSFCISMHHALELLERHGIRVFLNYFEENEDGRCKYVINMEPKVRQLLDRLRDQFGPDSFEVSKRSMVNGENSKIPDKFDFGHPKFEQARTCLLQHFQTNPNTRAIVFCEYRESVMLIYRLLLQHEPLLKPRYFVGQGSTTGSLCSLTQKQQIQIMDDFRCGKCNILIATSIGEEGIDVGEVELIVCFDINTSNPQRFIQRIGRTGRKKQGHVVVLVTEGREQQIFKDVLAQKDLINARMLHSITVKKSLYKNSPRLVPIDIDPKVFQIFIKPRKLKETNKSVNSKNGTKKMLGNQDLRTFFKGKVRPNINTLFTDPSQHGLETQQNLEKCLRKIDDYFSAFEDPVSSNTQLLSETTCSKTGAHKLNPGQEISLYNSQRFRSLKRVLEKNSPLISPKELITNPIEQLKSSKISNDGKRFILRTQPYIVKDVLEKMKLLDILPLNPDEMSDEEKDIRHLCDIITKLLGDNLSSVEMFIDDANIESLGRKRSYRPPSDYDLNDSEYTQVCNAIFNGLEEPGLLYDNFDYIQEELKKTKFYEESYSKPEIDDYQPVSYSQLRKDTNSMVYETVIFDEEAEISRFGESSINVESTCQDNCLWNEFTINAGNKSTPVQTPLVKAFQRQILNSGKQSYTMVKSLQLADENLTAYNSENKSSDIIILSDTSTEEYQLEQQTLINDRSKKTEPNCTLPNLNKCSNECKSITFTNEFPKRVSSLSKSTLNDLHVNINDFLKPFPEEILYEEFVDNTPTLNSKIDDNKVLTDRPLYSSSNNDLSQKENVYTSNLNRNSEILSSYTPKTSPKRLPIEAKQYEKQLTPFAPLQKEAIDFLNTSTNANPNLEMLSPNRPITPPERLSTHPEQYEKSPTLYELFLQNVKRRKGNLPEHIQHSVAFAEKQVRKALCLSTTDDEPFLPTNISDNENSTMSSFKTSKCKDISSSDSGERIEKTVGSETDCEELIETQIPAPYTKSISNEHSDSTVINTKTGEGYETECEEITETQEAVNSFCRQRQKRNRLNNFIDYEATVSGDESEDEYNEMPCSQYVKDSMIVSSDELETLDENAPTSSQMQAHYLQSIKSPKPIARGAFKIPAFREYNDHSQIYSQMVSIEPSQYICDSFVVDEEDDKEYIKSKNETLSPLERAERILKKQQRVRKKFKNVAQIKKRKRIRQISDSSDDDYIPLN; this comes from the exons ATGTCTAATGCAAACAGTATTTCGGGTTCATCAGATTATTGGTGTGATTTGACATTTGACGAAGAGGCTCTACAAAGTGCATTAGACGCACCATTGCATTCACCAAATAAATCACAATTACACACAGGAGAACAGTATCAAGGTTTCGATAGCAATGTTGGTGAGATGATATTGTATCCTAGTAATTTACCAGAACGTTCCTACCAGTTAAGCATAATAAAAGCATCACTATTCAATAACACACTCGTTGTGTTGCCGACTGGACTTGGTAAAACGTTCATTGCTGCAGTTGTAATGTACAATATCTACCGATGGTATCCGACtagtaaaatcatatttatggcACCAACTCGTCCTTTAGTGGCACAGCAAATTGAGGCATGCCAACGTGTAATGCCGTTTCCTGATGAAGATACCATTGAGCTGACTGGTAGGTTGCATCGTAACAGTCGAAAAGAAATTTGGAAGACAAAACGTGTATTCTTTGCAACACCTCAGGTGGTGCTGTCCGATATTATAGGGGATGACGATTCAAATTTTCCTTTTAGACATGTAAAACTGATTGTCGTGGACGAAGCTCATCGAGCAAAGGGGAGATATGCCTATACGGAAGTAGTTCAAGCCATAAAGAATCGAAATGATTTCTTTAGAGTTGTGGCACTATCAGCAACTCCTGGTCGTACAATGGAAGATATTGCTGAAGTGGTACAAAATCTATTTATATCTCACATTGAAGTACGTTGTGACTCGTCAGAAGACGTTTTGCCTTATGTGCATAAAAGGCATATGAAAACTGTTGTGGTACAGCTTGGAAATAATTTAAAGGAATTATATGATGAGATCTTAACAATTATAGATCCATATCTAAGGAAATTAATTTGTGCGAATGTTTTAGGAGGatcgttaaaaaatatttcacgtaATTTTCTTTTGTTCGAACAGAAACGTTTTCGGGAAAATAGTCAAAATCAGCAACATCCAGAGAGACAATTAATTTCAAGTAGTTTTTCATTCTGTATTAGTATGCACCATGCTCTAGAACTATTGGAGCGCCATGGCATTCGggtatttcttaattatttcgAGGAGAACGAAGATGGGCGGTGTAAGTACGTTATAAATATGGAACCTAAAGTTCGCCAATTATTAGATCGATTACGTGATCAATTTGGTCCAGATTCTTTTGAAGTTTCAAAACGTTCGATGGTCAATGGCGAAAACTCTAAAATACCAGACAAGTTTGACTTTGGACACCCAAAGTTCGAGCAAGCAAGAACATGTTTACTTCAGCATTTTCAA acTAACCCAAACACGCGTGCAATAGTTTTCTGTGAATATCGAGAATCAGTTATGCTGATATATCGATTATTGTTACAGCATGAGCCATTACTCAAGCCACGTTATTTTGTAG GTCAGGGTAGCACCACCGGTTCTTTGTGTTCactaacacaaaaacaacagatTCAAATTATGGATGACTTTCGATGTGGTAAATGTAATATCCTCATAGCCACTTCTATCGGAGAAGAAGGTATAGATGTTGGCGAAGTAGAGCTTATTGTATGCTTCGACATCAATACTTCGAATCCACAACGTTTCATTCAAAGAATTGGACGAACTGGAAGGAAAAAACAAGGTCATGTTGTGGTATTGGTTACCGAAGGCCGggaacaacaaatttttaaagatgTTTTAGCGCAGAAGGACTTGATTAATGCAAGAATGCTCCATtcaataactgtaaaaaaatctttatataagAACTCGCCACGATTGGTCCCTATTGATATAGATCCTAAAGTgtttcagatttttataaaaccaCGTAAATTGAAAGAAACGAACAAATCTGTAAATTCAAAGAAtggaacaaaaaaaatgttgggcAATCAAGATTTGAGAACTTTTTTCAAAGGAAAAGTAAGACCAAATATTAACACATTATTTACGGATCCGTCACAGCATGGCTTAGAGACGCAACAAAATCTTGAAAAATGTTTGCGAAAAATTGATGATTATTTCAGTGCTTTTGAAGATCCCGTATCATCTAATACACAGCTATTAAGTGAAACTACATGTTCCAAAACAGGTGCTCATAAATTAAATCCCGGTCAAGAAATATCACTATATAATTCTCAACGTTTTCGCAGTCTAAAACGAGTCCTCGAAAAAAATTCACCTTTAATATCCCCTAAAGAACTTATTACTAATCCGATAGAACAATTGAAATCATCAAAGATATCTAATGATGGAAAACGTTTTATTTTAAGAACGCAACCATATATTGTTAAGGATGTATTGGAGAAGATGAAGTTATTGGATATATTACCTTTGAATCCCGATGAAATGTCGGACGAAGAAAAAGATATTCGACATTTGTGCGACATTATTACAAAACTGTTGGGTGACAATCTCTCAAGTGTGGAAATGTTCATTGATGATGCTAATATTGAAAGTTTAGGTAGAAAACGAAGTTATAGACCTCCCTCTGATTATGACCTAAATGACAGTGAATACACACAGGTTTGCAATGCAATATTTAATGGGTTGGAAGAACCAGGACTTTTATACGATAATTTTGATTACATACAAGAAGaattaaagaaaacaaagtTTTATGAAGAGTCATATTCCAAACCTGAAATTGATGATTATCAACCTGTATCATATTCACAATTGAGAAAAGATACCAATTCAATGGTATACGAAACTGTCATTTTCGATGAAGAAGCTGAAATCAGCAGATTTGGTGAATCTAGCATAAATGTTGAATCCACATGTCAAGATAATTGCCTATGGAATGAATTTACAATAAATGCAGGTAACAAGTCTACTCCAGTACAAACACCTTTAGTAAAAGCTTTTCAGCGTCAGATTTTAAATTCTGGGAAACAAAGTTACACAATGGTGAAGTCATTGCAATTGGCGGACGAAAATTTGACTGCATACAATAGCGAAAATAAATCATCTGACATTATAATTTTATCTGACACTTCAACGGAAGAATATCAGCTAGAACAACAAACTTTGATCAATGACAGATCAAAAAAGACAGAGCCCAATTGTACACTtccaaatttaaacaaatgttCAAATGAATGTAAAAGTATCACCTTTACTAATGAATTTCCTAAACGGGTGTCTTCTTTATCAAAGTCAACCCTAAATGATttacatgtaaatataaatgattttttgaaaccatTTCCTGAGGAAATTTTATATGAGGAATTTGTTGATAACACCCCTACTTTGAACTCCAAAATTGACGATAATAAAGTTTTGACTGATCGACCTTTGTATTCCTCCTCTAATAACGATTTAAGTCAAAAAGAAAATGTATACACTTCTAACTTAAATCGCAATTCAGAAATACTGAGTTCTTATACACCCAAAACGTCACCAAAAAGGCTACCTATTGAAGCAAAACAATATGAAAAGCAACTAACCCCGTTCGCTCCTCTCCAAAAAGAAGcgattgattttttaaatacttcaacTAATGCGAATCCTAATTTAGAAATGCTGAGTCCTAATAGACCCATAACACCACCAGAAAGGTTATCAACTCATCCAGAGCAATATGAAAAATCACCAACCCTTTACGAATTGTTCTTACAAAATGTTAAAAGGCGAAAAGGTAACTTGCCGGAACATATACAACATAGCGTAGCCTTCGCAGAAAAACAGGTTCGCAAAGCGTTATGTTTATCAACAACCGATGATGAGCCGTTTTTACCAACAAATATAAGCGACAATGAAAATTCAACGATGTCATCATTTAAAACATCCAAATGTAAAGATATTTCGTCGAGTGATTCAGGCGAACGAATTGAGAAAACAGTTGGGTCGGAAACAGATTGTGAAGAGCTTATCGAAACACAAatc CCCGCACCATATACGAAATCCATTTCAAATGAACACAGCGATTCTACTGTTATTAATACAAAGACAGGAGAAGGGTATGAAACGGAGTGCGAAGAAATCACTGAAACGCAGGAGGCAGTTAATTCTTTCTGCCGACAAAGACAAAAGCGTAACCGTCtgaataattttattgattatGAGGCTACAGTTAGTGGCGATGAAAGTGAAGATGAATATAATGAAATGCCCTGTAGTCAGTATGTGAAGGACTCTATGATTGTATCGAGTGATGAGTTGGAGACATTAGACGAAAATGCACCCACATCTTCTCAGATGCAAGCACACTACTTGCAATCCATTAA AAGTCCCAAACCAATAGCCCGTGGTGCTTTCAAAATTCCGGCCTTCCGGGAGTATAATGATCACAGCCAAATTTACTCACAAATGGTATCTATAGAACCTTCCCAGTATATCTGCGACTCTTTTGTAGTTGATGAAGAGGATGACAAAGAATATATCAAATCGAAAAATGAAACTTTGAGCCCGCTGGAACGGGCCGAACGTattttaaaaaaacaacaacgtgttcgaaaaaaattcaaaaatgttgccCAGATTAAGAAACGAAAGCGTATTCGTCAGATTTCGGACAGTTCTGATGACGATTATATTCCTCTGAACTAA
- the LOC105213472 gene encoding uncharacterized protein LOC105213472 isoform X3, with the protein MTNADYHTNMSNANSISGSSDYWCDLTFDEEALQSALDAPLHSPNKSQLHTGEQYQGFDSNVGEMILYPSNLPERSYQLSIIKASLFNNTLVVLPTGLGKTFIAAVVMYNIYRWYPTSKIIFMAPTRPLVAQQIEACQRVMPFPDEDTIELTGRLHRNSRKEIWKTKRVFFATPQVVLSDIIGDDDSNFPFRHVKLIVVDEAHRAKGRYAYTEVVQAIKNRNDFFRVVALSATPGRTMEDIAEVVQNLFISHIEVRCDSSEDVLPYVHKRHMKTVVVQLGNNLKELYDEILTIIDPYLRKLICANVLGGSLKNISRNFLLFEQKRFRENSQNQQHPERQLISSSFSFCISMHHALELLERHGIRVFLNYFEENEDGRYSFEVSKRSMVNGENSKIPDKFDFGHPKFEQARTCLLQHFQTNPNTRAIVFCEYRESVMLIYRLLLQHEPLLKPRYFVGQGSTTGSLCSLTQKQQIQIMDDFRCGKCNILIATSIGEEGIDVGEVELIVCFDINTSNPQRFIQRIGRTGRKKQGHVVVLVTEGREQQIFKDVLAQKDLINARMLHSITVKKSLYKNSPRLVPIDIDPKVFQIFIKPRKLKETNKSVNSKNGTKKMLGNQDLRTFFKGKVRPNINTLFTDPSQHGLETQQNLEKCLRKIDDYFSAFEDPVSSNTQLLSETTCSKTGAHKLNPGQEISLYNSQRFRSLKRVLEKNSPLISPKELITNPIEQLKSSKISNDGKRFILRTQPYIVKDVLEKMKLLDILPLNPDEMSDEEKDIRHLCDIITKLLGDNLSSVEMFIDDANIESLGRKRSYRPPSDYDLNDSEYTQVCNAIFNGLEEPGLLYDNFDYIQEELKKTKFYEESYSKPEIDDYQPVSYSQLRKDTNSMVYETVIFDEEAEISRFGESSINVESTCQDNCLWNEFTINAGNKSTPVQTPLVKAFQRQILNSGKQSYTMVKSLQLADENLTAYNSENKSSDIIILSDTSTEEYQLEQQTLINDRSKKTEPNCTLPNLNKCSNECKSITFTNEFPKRVSSLSKSTLNDLHVNINDFLKPFPEEILYEEFVDNTPTLNSKIDDNKVLTDRPLYSSSNNDLSQKENVYTSNLNRNSEILSSYTPKTSPKRLPIEAKQYEKQLTPFAPLQKEAIDFLNTSTNANPNLEMLSPNRPITPPERLSTHPEQYEKSPTLYELFLQNVKRRKGNLPEHIQHSVAFAEKQVRKALCLSTTDDEPFLPTNISDNENSTMSSFKTSKCKDISSSDSGERIEKTVGSETDCEELIETQIPAPYTKSISNEHSDSTVINTKTGEGYETECEEITETQEAVNSFCRQRQKRNRLNNFIDYEATVSGDESEDEYNEMPCSQYVKDSMIVSSDELETLDENAPTSSQMQAHYLQSIKSPKPIARGAFKIPAFREYNDHSQIYSQMVSIEPSQYICDSFVVDEEDDKEYIKSKNETLSPLERAERILKKQQRVRKKFKNVAQIKKRKRIRQISDSSDDDYIPLN; encoded by the exons ATGACAAACGCGG aTTATCATACGAATATGTCTAATGCAAACAGTATTTCGGGTTCATCAGATTATTGGTGTGATTTGACATTTGACGAAGAGGCTCTACAAAGTGCATTAGACGCACCATTGCATTCACCAAATAAATCACAATTACACACAGGAGAACAGTATCAAGGTTTCGATAGCAATGTTGGTGAGATGATATTGTATCCTAGTAATTTACCAGAACGTTCCTACCAGTTAAGCATAATAAAAGCATCACTATTCAATAACACACTCGTTGTGTTGCCGACTGGACTTGGTAAAACGTTCATTGCTGCAGTTGTAATGTACAATATCTACCGATGGTATCCGACtagtaaaatcatatttatggcACCAACTCGTCCTTTAGTGGCACAGCAAATTGAGGCATGCCAACGTGTAATGCCGTTTCCTGATGAAGATACCATTGAGCTGACTGGTAGGTTGCATCGTAACAGTCGAAAAGAAATTTGGAAGACAAAACGTGTATTCTTTGCAACACCTCAGGTGGTGCTGTCCGATATTATAGGGGATGACGATTCAAATTTTCCTTTTAGACATGTAAAACTGATTGTCGTGGACGAAGCTCATCGAGCAAAGGGGAGATATGCCTATACGGAAGTAGTTCAAGCCATAAAGAATCGAAATGATTTCTTTAGAGTTGTGGCACTATCAGCAACTCCTGGTCGTACAATGGAAGATATTGCTGAAGTGGTACAAAATCTATTTATATCTCACATTGAAGTACGTTGTGACTCGTCAGAAGACGTTTTGCCTTATGTGCATAAAAGGCATATGAAAACTGTTGTGGTACAGCTTGGAAATAATTTAAAGGAATTATATGATGAGATCTTAACAATTATAGATCCATATCTAAGGAAATTAATTTGTGCGAATGTTTTAGGAGGatcgttaaaaaatatttcacgtaATTTTCTTTTGTTCGAACAGAAACGTTTTCGGGAAAATAGTCAAAATCAGCAACATCCAGAGAGACAATTAATTTCAAGTAGTTTTTCATTCTGTATTAGTATGCACCATGCTCTAGAACTATTGGAGCGCCATGGCATTCGggtatttcttaattatttcgAGGAGAACGAAGATGGGCGGT ATTCTTTTGAAGTTTCAAAACGTTCGATGGTCAATGGCGAAAACTCTAAAATACCAGACAAGTTTGACTTTGGACACCCAAAGTTCGAGCAAGCAAGAACATGTTTACTTCAGCATTTTCAA acTAACCCAAACACGCGTGCAATAGTTTTCTGTGAATATCGAGAATCAGTTATGCTGATATATCGATTATTGTTACAGCATGAGCCATTACTCAAGCCACGTTATTTTGTAG GTCAGGGTAGCACCACCGGTTCTTTGTGTTCactaacacaaaaacaacagatTCAAATTATGGATGACTTTCGATGTGGTAAATGTAATATCCTCATAGCCACTTCTATCGGAGAAGAAGGTATAGATGTTGGCGAAGTAGAGCTTATTGTATGCTTCGACATCAATACTTCGAATCCACAACGTTTCATTCAAAGAATTGGACGAACTGGAAGGAAAAAACAAGGTCATGTTGTGGTATTGGTTACCGAAGGCCGggaacaacaaatttttaaagatgTTTTAGCGCAGAAGGACTTGATTAATGCAAGAATGCTCCATtcaataactgtaaaaaaatctttatataagAACTCGCCACGATTGGTCCCTATTGATATAGATCCTAAAGTgtttcagatttttataaaaccaCGTAAATTGAAAGAAACGAACAAATCTGTAAATTCAAAGAAtggaacaaaaaaaatgttgggcAATCAAGATTTGAGAACTTTTTTCAAAGGAAAAGTAAGACCAAATATTAACACATTATTTACGGATCCGTCACAGCATGGCTTAGAGACGCAACAAAATCTTGAAAAATGTTTGCGAAAAATTGATGATTATTTCAGTGCTTTTGAAGATCCCGTATCATCTAATACACAGCTATTAAGTGAAACTACATGTTCCAAAACAGGTGCTCATAAATTAAATCCCGGTCAAGAAATATCACTATATAATTCTCAACGTTTTCGCAGTCTAAAACGAGTCCTCGAAAAAAATTCACCTTTAATATCCCCTAAAGAACTTATTACTAATCCGATAGAACAATTGAAATCATCAAAGATATCTAATGATGGAAAACGTTTTATTTTAAGAACGCAACCATATATTGTTAAGGATGTATTGGAGAAGATGAAGTTATTGGATATATTACCTTTGAATCCCGATGAAATGTCGGACGAAGAAAAAGATATTCGACATTTGTGCGACATTATTACAAAACTGTTGGGTGACAATCTCTCAAGTGTGGAAATGTTCATTGATGATGCTAATATTGAAAGTTTAGGTAGAAAACGAAGTTATAGACCTCCCTCTGATTATGACCTAAATGACAGTGAATACACACAGGTTTGCAATGCAATATTTAATGGGTTGGAAGAACCAGGACTTTTATACGATAATTTTGATTACATACAAGAAGaattaaagaaaacaaagtTTTATGAAGAGTCATATTCCAAACCTGAAATTGATGATTATCAACCTGTATCATATTCACAATTGAGAAAAGATACCAATTCAATGGTATACGAAACTGTCATTTTCGATGAAGAAGCTGAAATCAGCAGATTTGGTGAATCTAGCATAAATGTTGAATCCACATGTCAAGATAATTGCCTATGGAATGAATTTACAATAAATGCAGGTAACAAGTCTACTCCAGTACAAACACCTTTAGTAAAAGCTTTTCAGCGTCAGATTTTAAATTCTGGGAAACAAAGTTACACAATGGTGAAGTCATTGCAATTGGCGGACGAAAATTTGACTGCATACAATAGCGAAAATAAATCATCTGACATTATAATTTTATCTGACACTTCAACGGAAGAATATCAGCTAGAACAACAAACTTTGATCAATGACAGATCAAAAAAGACAGAGCCCAATTGTACACTtccaaatttaaacaaatgttCAAATGAATGTAAAAGTATCACCTTTACTAATGAATTTCCTAAACGGGTGTCTTCTTTATCAAAGTCAACCCTAAATGATttacatgtaaatataaatgattttttgaaaccatTTCCTGAGGAAATTTTATATGAGGAATTTGTTGATAACACCCCTACTTTGAACTCCAAAATTGACGATAATAAAGTTTTGACTGATCGACCTTTGTATTCCTCCTCTAATAACGATTTAAGTCAAAAAGAAAATGTATACACTTCTAACTTAAATCGCAATTCAGAAATACTGAGTTCTTATACACCCAAAACGTCACCAAAAAGGCTACCTATTGAAGCAAAACAATATGAAAAGCAACTAACCCCGTTCGCTCCTCTCCAAAAAGAAGcgattgattttttaaatacttcaacTAATGCGAATCCTAATTTAGAAATGCTGAGTCCTAATAGACCCATAACACCACCAGAAAGGTTATCAACTCATCCAGAGCAATATGAAAAATCACCAACCCTTTACGAATTGTTCTTACAAAATGTTAAAAGGCGAAAAGGTAACTTGCCGGAACATATACAACATAGCGTAGCCTTCGCAGAAAAACAGGTTCGCAAAGCGTTATGTTTATCAACAACCGATGATGAGCCGTTTTTACCAACAAATATAAGCGACAATGAAAATTCAACGATGTCATCATTTAAAACATCCAAATGTAAAGATATTTCGTCGAGTGATTCAGGCGAACGAATTGAGAAAACAGTTGGGTCGGAAACAGATTGTGAAGAGCTTATCGAAACACAAatc CCCGCACCATATACGAAATCCATTTCAAATGAACACAGCGATTCTACTGTTATTAATACAAAGACAGGAGAAGGGTATGAAACGGAGTGCGAAGAAATCACTGAAACGCAGGAGGCAGTTAATTCTTTCTGCCGACAAAGACAAAAGCGTAACCGTCtgaataattttattgattatGAGGCTACAGTTAGTGGCGATGAAAGTGAAGATGAATATAATGAAATGCCCTGTAGTCAGTATGTGAAGGACTCTATGATTGTATCGAGTGATGAGTTGGAGACATTAGACGAAAATGCACCCACATCTTCTCAGATGCAAGCACACTACTTGCAATCCATTAA AAGTCCCAAACCAATAGCCCGTGGTGCTTTCAAAATTCCGGCCTTCCGGGAGTATAATGATCACAGCCAAATTTACTCACAAATGGTATCTATAGAACCTTCCCAGTATATCTGCGACTCTTTTGTAGTTGATGAAGAGGATGACAAAGAATATATCAAATCGAAAAATGAAACTTTGAGCCCGCTGGAACGGGCCGAACGTattttaaaaaaacaacaacgtgttcgaaaaaaattcaaaaatgttgccCAGATTAAGAAACGAAAGCGTATTCGTCAGATTTCGGACAGTTCTGATGACGATTATATTCCTCTGAACTAA